CCTTGCTCAAGACGGTCAACCGGCTGGTCGAACCCACTGCCGGGTCGGTGCGTTTCGCCGGCGAGGATGTCACTGCGGTCCCCCTGCCCGCGCTGCGCCGCCGGATCGGCTACGTGTTCCAGAAGATCGGCCTGTTCCCGCACATGAGCGTGGCGGAGAACATCGGCATCGGTCCCCGGCTGGCCGGCGAACCTGCCGATGCGGGCCGCATTGGCGAGCTGCTGGAGCTGGTCGACCTCGACCCCGCGATGGCGGATCGCCTGCCGTCCGAATTGTCCGGCGGGCAGCAGCAGCGCGTCGGCGTGGCGCGTGCGCTGGCGGGCGGGCCGGAACTGCTGCTGATGGACGAACCCTTCGGCGCGCTCGATCCCGTCACCCGCGATGCGCTGGGCGATCGGGTGCGCGCCCTCCACGAACGGCTGGGCCTCACCACCGTGATGGTCACTCACGACATGGCCGAAGCGCTGCTGCTGGCGGACCGGGTGCTGGTGATGGACACAGGGGAAATCGTGGCCGACGAAACGCCGCGGTCGCTGCTGGCAGGCGGCGGCG
This sequence is a window from Alteriqipengyuania flavescens. Protein-coding genes within it:
- a CDS encoding ATP-binding cassette domain-containing protein, with amino-acid sequence MAPMAGRAILEFDAVSKSYSGIAALRGVDLAVERGSFTALVGASGSGKSTLLKTVNRLVEPTAGSVRFAGEDVTAVPLPALRRRIGYVFQKIGLFPHMSVAENIGIGPRLAGEPADAGRIGELLELVDLDPAMADRLPSELSGGQQQRVGVARALAGGPELLLMDEPFGALDPVTRDALGDRVRALHERLGLTTVMVTHDMAEALLLADRVLVMDTGEIVADETPRSLLAGGGGAVAQSLVAVPRHQAERLAELER